In a single window of the Dysgonomonas mossii genome:
- a CDS encoding sialate O-acetylesterase, giving the protein MSILAQEKFHVFLCFGQSNMEGHAKIEAQDTIDIDGRFMVLQTVDCPELGRFKGNWYKAIPPLARCHTGLSPADYFGRMMVANLPSDMKVGVINVAVGGCRIELFDKENFQSYVDQSPEWLKNMVNEYDGNPYARLIEMAKLTQSQGGVIKGILLHQGESNNGETDWPEKVRKVYDNILKDLNLEPNSIPLLAGELLDEEQYGACANMNLIINTLPNVIPNAHVISSKGCEGVKDRLHFSAVGYRTLGTRYAEKMLQLYKESSLKK; this is encoded by the coding sequence ATGTCCATTTTAGCTCAGGAAAAGTTTCATGTTTTTTTATGTTTTGGGCAATCCAACATGGAGGGGCATGCGAAGATTGAAGCGCAAGATACTATTGATATAGATGGTCGTTTTATGGTGTTACAGACTGTTGACTGTCCTGAACTGGGACGTTTTAAGGGGAACTGGTATAAAGCTATTCCACCATTAGCACGATGTCATACAGGACTTAGTCCGGCTGATTATTTTGGAAGGATGATGGTTGCAAATCTTCCGTCAGATATGAAGGTTGGTGTAATCAATGTTGCAGTAGGAGGTTGTAGAATAGAACTTTTTGATAAAGAAAATTTTCAATCTTATGTAGATCAATCTCCAGAATGGCTCAAAAACATGGTTAATGAATACGATGGCAATCCTTATGCCCGATTGATAGAAATGGCTAAGCTGACTCAAAGTCAGGGTGGTGTGATTAAAGGAATATTACTTCATCAAGGTGAATCTAATAACGGAGAAACTGATTGGCCGGAAAAAGTCAGAAAAGTATATGACAATATACTAAAAGATCTCAATCTTGAGCCGAATTCAATCCCCTTACTAGCCGGAGAACTATTAGATGAAGAACAATATGGCGCATGCGCAAACATGAATTTAATAATAAATACTTTACCCAATGTTATACCGAATGCCCATGTCATTTCTTCAAAAGGATGCGAAGGGGTTAAAGACCGATTGCATTTTAGTGCTGTCGGATATCGAACTTTAGGAACTAGATATGCAGAGAAAATGCTGCAATTGTATAAAGAAAGTTCATTAAAGAAGTAA
- a CDS encoding glycoside hydrolase family 43 protein, with the protein MKEKIYLIMLAIFMPTLLQSQNPIIQTMYTADPAPMVYNDRLYVYTTHDEDNSTWFTMNDWKLYSTDDMVNWTDHGVILKYTDFEWAKGDAWAPQCIERDGKFYMYVPVISGINNRGAIGVAVADSPYGPFYDALGEPLVQTEWGDIDPTVFIDDDGQAYLYWGNPKLYYVKLNEDMISYSGDVVRVPMVAESFGKRENNPERPTSYEEGPWLYKRNNLYYLFWPGGPLPEFIGYSTSKSPIGPWKYGGIVMPTEGKSFTNHPGVIDFKGKTYFFYHSGALPGGSGFTRSVCVEEMTFNTDGSIPQLKMTEGIKQGIGALNPYRKTEAETIAWSEGIKASQNKQVGVFVTAKKDRAYIKVRDVDFQNKGASKFFARIGTTHNANVTFEIRQDKLDGALLGTIKVPRTGGSDRWKLVSIDVPNITGVHDLYFVFKGPQNTDVMYFDYWRFAE; encoded by the coding sequence ATGAAAGAGAAAATATACTTAATAATGTTGGCAATATTTATGCCAACATTATTGCAATCACAGAATCCGATCATACAAACGATGTATACAGCCGATCCGGCTCCAATGGTGTATAATGACAGATTATATGTTTATACAACTCATGATGAGGATAACTCTACATGGTTTACAATGAATGATTGGAAGTTGTATTCTACAGATGACATGGTTAACTGGACAGATCATGGTGTAATTCTGAAATATACAGACTTCGAATGGGCTAAAGGTGATGCTTGGGCTCCTCAATGTATCGAGCGTGATGGGAAATTTTATATGTATGTACCTGTTATATCCGGAATAAATAATAGGGGGGCAATAGGTGTTGCAGTGGCTGATAGTCCGTATGGTCCTTTTTATGATGCTCTTGGTGAACCTTTGGTACAAACAGAATGGGGTGATATCGACCCTACAGTATTCATTGATGATGATGGTCAGGCTTATCTTTACTGGGGAAATCCCAAGTTGTACTATGTTAAGTTAAATGAAGATATGATCTCTTATTCGGGCGATGTAGTCCGTGTTCCGATGGTTGCAGAATCATTCGGCAAAAGAGAAAATAATCCGGAGAGACCAACTTCATATGAGGAAGGACCATGGTTATATAAGCGTAATAATCTTTATTATTTATTTTGGCCGGGAGGACCTTTACCCGAATTTATAGGATATTCGACAAGTAAAAGCCCTATAGGACCATGGAAATATGGTGGTATTGTTATGCCTACAGAAGGTAAATCTTTTACAAACCATCCCGGAGTGATTGATTTTAAAGGGAAAACTTACTTTTTCTATCATAGTGGAGCACTGCCCGGTGGAAGCGGTTTTACAAGGTCTGTCTGTGTCGAGGAAATGACGTTTAATACAGATGGTTCTATCCCTCAATTGAAAATGACTGAAGGAATTAAGCAAGGAATAGGTGCTCTCAATCCTTATCGAAAAACAGAAGCCGAAACAATTGCATGGTCTGAAGGTATAAAGGCATCTCAAAATAAACAGGTTGGAGTCTTTGTGACCGCAAAAAAGGATCGGGCATACATAAAAGTTAGAGATGTTGATTTCCAAAACAAAGGAGCTTCTAAGTTTTTTGCACGAATAGGAACTACTCATAATGCAAATGTTACATTTGAAATTCGTCAAGATAAACTAGATGGGGCTTTACTCGGTACAATAAAAGTTCCACGTACCGGCGGCAGTGACAGATGGAAGTTGGTTTCGATTGATGTTCCTAACATAACAGGTGTACATGATTTATATTTCGTTTTCAAAGGGCCTCAGAATACTGATGTCATGTACTTTGATTATTGGAGGTTTGCTGAATGA
- a CDS encoding glycoside hydrolase family 43 protein — MCLFVINLSQIKAQNPLIQTRYTADPAPMVYNDTVFLYTTHDEDDSQGFKMLDWLLYTSTDMVNWTDHGTVASLKSFSWVTKDNGAWAQQVVERNGKFYMYCPIHGQGIGVLVSDSPYGPFKDPINKPLVWQKEHWEDIDPTVLIDDDGQAYMYWGNPNVYYVKLNEDMISYSGNIVKLDKNPEHYQEGPWVYKRNGHYYMAFAATCCPEGLGYAMSDKPTGPWTTKGYIMKPTQRTRGNHPGVIDYKGSSYVFGLSYDLMHLETFKHHERRSSMAAKMHYNADGTIQEVPYWTENVLEQIELFNPYRRVEAETMAWGYGLKTEKMPDGRICLTGIDDNESLCIRGVDFGKGAKEFSVLAACNVNGGYIDIRLDSTSGPLIGTLEVTRSGAMDRFKLMSCAVNGAKGVHDLYFCFRSTSQKNNLFFLDYWEFK, encoded by the coding sequence ATGTGTCTTTTTGTTATTAATTTATCACAAATTAAAGCACAGAACCCACTTATACAGACAAGATATACGGCCGATCCGGCTCCAATGGTATATAACGATACCGTATTCCTTTATACCACCCATGACGAGGACGATTCTCAGGGATTTAAAATGCTCGACTGGTTGCTTTATACCTCTACGGATATGGTAAACTGGACAGATCATGGGACTGTTGCATCATTAAAAAGTTTTAGTTGGGTTACAAAGGATAATGGAGCTTGGGCTCAACAAGTTGTTGAACGAAACGGTAAATTCTATATGTATTGTCCGATACATGGGCAAGGTATTGGCGTTTTAGTCTCTGATTCTCCTTATGGGCCATTTAAAGATCCTATAAACAAACCACTTGTCTGGCAAAAAGAACATTGGGAGGATATAGATCCCACAGTTCTTATAGACGATGATGGACAGGCATATATGTATTGGGGGAACCCGAATGTTTATTATGTGAAGCTGAATGAAGATATGATTTCTTATTCTGGAAATATTGTGAAATTAGATAAGAATCCTGAGCATTATCAGGAAGGACCATGGGTATATAAACGAAATGGACATTATTATATGGCTTTTGCCGCTACTTGTTGTCCCGAAGGGTTAGGGTATGCCATGAGCGACAAACCTACAGGCCCGTGGACAACTAAAGGATACATAATGAAACCAACTCAGCGTACAAGAGGAAACCACCCTGGTGTAATTGATTATAAGGGTAGTTCTTATGTGTTTGGGTTGAGTTACGATTTAATGCACCTCGAAACCTTCAAACATCATGAGAGGAGGTCGTCTATGGCAGCAAAAATGCATTATAATGCGGATGGAACTATTCAGGAAGTTCCATATTGGACAGAGAATGTATTAGAGCAAATTGAATTATTTAATCCGTATCGCAGAGTAGAAGCCGAAACTATGGCTTGGGGATATGGTTTGAAAACGGAAAAAATGCCTGATGGCAGAATTTGTCTTACCGGAATAGATGATAATGAATCATTGTGTATTCGTGGAGTTGATTTTGGTAAAGGAGCAAAAGAATTTTCAGTGCTTGCAGCATGTAATGTAAATGGTGGTTATATCGATATTCGCCTAGATAGTACCAGTGGCCCTTTGATCGGCACATTAGAAGTAACTCGTTCGGGTGCAATGGACAGGTTTAAGTTGATGTCGTGTGCAGTAAATGGAGCTAAGGGGGTTCATGACCTTTATTTTTGTTTTAGAAGCACCTCTCAGAAAAATAACTTGTTCTTCCTTGATTATTGGGAATTTAAATGA
- a CDS encoding glycoside hydrolase family 97 protein — MKRIVCLVFIAFFMFQAYSQKATVTSPDGLLSVNIFLDNGIPMYAVEYKNKTMLEKSPLGIITNEGDFSKGLEYISKKEGAVDKKYTQDKIKQSEIHYNANSLICTFQNSKGNQVSILFQVSNNNIAFRYELPEWGERKACVIEKEATGFKFPQSTTTFLSYMMSPMQAFARTSPSYESGYTNDEQVGKPTHENQGYVFPGLFRINDAGWVLVSETGVNSLYCASHLSDGTQEGLYTVAFPDKRQNNGFGSTGAQVGLPGITPWRTITVGETLKPIVETTIPFDVVDPLYQASQSYKYGRATWSWIVWQDNSMNWDDQVKYIDLASEMGYEYILVDALWDVNIGYTKIEELIKYAKSKNVDVFLWYNSNGGFNDAPQGPRNKMNTSISRKEEMKWLKKIGVKGLKVDFFGGDKQETMRLYEDILSDANDYGLMIIFHGCTLPRGWERMYPNYVGSEAVLASEMLVFSEGIRENEAFFSTLHPFIRNTVGSMEFGGVFLNKFLNKGNKQGQKRLTTDAFQLATGILYQNAVQMFALTPNNLTDTQGFILDFMKKIPTTWDQTLYIDGYPGKYAVIARRNNDQWYVAGVNALKETQKLKLNLPMYAGKKIKMYNDDKNRETYLKEIEVKQNGDVEISILSQGGFVLTY; from the coding sequence ATGAAAAGAATTGTTTGTTTAGTTTTTATAGCCTTTTTTATGTTTCAGGCATATAGTCAGAAAGCAACAGTGACTAGCCCTGATGGACTATTATCGGTAAATATTTTCCTTGATAATGGTATTCCTATGTATGCCGTTGAGTATAAAAATAAGACTATGCTCGAGAAGTCTCCATTAGGTATTATTACAAATGAAGGTGACTTTAGTAAAGGACTCGAATATATTTCAAAAAAAGAGGGAGCAGTAGATAAAAAATATACACAAGATAAGATAAAGCAATCAGAGATCCATTATAATGCAAATTCTTTGATATGCACATTTCAGAATTCAAAAGGGAATCAAGTATCTATCCTGTTTCAGGTTAGTAACAATAACATTGCTTTCCGTTACGAACTTCCGGAATGGGGTGAAAGAAAGGCTTGTGTTATAGAAAAGGAAGCTACAGGTTTCAAATTTCCTCAATCGACTACAACCTTTTTGTCATATATGATGAGTCCGATGCAAGCCTTTGCTCGTACTTCACCGAGTTACGAAAGTGGTTATACCAACGATGAACAAGTAGGAAAACCAACTCACGAAAATCAAGGATATGTTTTTCCCGGTCTATTTCGTATAAATGATGCCGGCTGGGTTCTTGTTTCAGAAACAGGAGTCAACAGTTTGTATTGCGCATCACATTTAAGTGATGGTACGCAAGAAGGCTTATACACAGTAGCATTTCCGGATAAAAGGCAAAATAACGGATTTGGCAGCACAGGTGCTCAAGTTGGTTTGCCCGGTATTACACCTTGGCGTACGATAACTGTAGGAGAAACTCTCAAACCTATTGTAGAAACTACTATTCCATTCGATGTTGTTGACCCTCTATACCAAGCAAGTCAATCATATAAATATGGTCGGGCAACTTGGAGTTGGATTGTATGGCAAGATAATAGTATGAATTGGGATGATCAGGTAAAATATATTGATTTAGCTTCCGAAATGGGATACGAATATATTTTGGTGGATGCATTATGGGATGTAAATATCGGCTATACAAAAATTGAAGAGTTGATAAAATATGCGAAATCAAAAAATGTAGATGTGTTTTTGTGGTATAATTCTAATGGAGGTTTTAATGATGCTCCTCAAGGACCAAGAAATAAGATGAATACATCTATTTCACGTAAAGAAGAAATGAAATGGCTAAAGAAGATTGGGGTTAAAGGACTGAAAGTTGACTTTTTCGGTGGTGATAAGCAAGAGACGATGCGCTTGTATGAAGATATTCTTTCAGATGCTAACGATTATGGACTGATGATTATTTTCCATGGATGTACTCTTCCTCGTGGTTGGGAACGTATGTATCCGAACTATGTGGGTAGCGAGGCTGTATTGGCGTCTGAAATGCTTGTGTTTTCGGAAGGTATACGAGAAAATGAGGCATTCTTTTCGACGCTGCATCCGTTTATTCGCAATACGGTAGGATCTATGGAGTTTGGTGGTGTATTCTTGAATAAATTCCTGAATAAAGGGAACAAGCAAGGACAAAAACGATTGACGACCGATGCTTTTCAGCTGGCAACAGGTATTTTATATCAGAATGCTGTTCAAATGTTTGCTCTCACACCTAATAACCTTACAGATACACAAGGCTTCATTCTTGATTTTATGAAAAAAATACCCACAACTTGGGATCAGACATTATATATTGACGGATATCCGGGGAAATATGCTGTGATTGCCCGCCGTAATAATGACCAATGGTATGTTGCCGGAGTAAATGCCTTGAAGGAAACTCAGAAGTTAAAATTAAACTTGCCTATGTATGCCGGTAAGAAGATTAAAATGTATAATGATGATAAAAACAGAGAAACCTATTTGAAGGAAATAGAAGTGAAACAGAATGGAGATGTAGAAATATCTATTTTGTCTCAGGGAGGATTTGTATTAACTTATTAA
- a CDS encoding glycosyl hydrolase family 8, producing the protein MEKYYCKLLFSVLCLFSLISCNHNKHIEVTPWETGAFESQKYRNLFTEVGYSKEQVDEKLQGIFQNLFFGPNKIYFEVGDSMAYISDVKNHDVRTEGMSYGMMIVVQLNKKDIFDRLWRWSKKNMQHQDGPFEGYFAWSCKTDGTPNAKGPASDGELYYITSLIFASNLWGNDEGIDYLKEAQNILNCSMNKGGGKEGVTNLIDAEHKLITFVPFRGAALFTDPSYHIPVFYEVWAKWAEDGRSEYWKECARSSRGYLHKAVHPVTGLTPDYSYYDGRPFRTEYGIVGEDFRFDSWRVPLNIALDYSWSCADKEWQQDYGTKIQSFLYSQGLETFVDQYTIDGGMVSDTLPAGSYKKNLRHSLGLVATSAAATTMSTYPKRSEFIHHLWNSEHKPYEDGFFDAYYDGLLYLFAFMHLSGNYKIIFPS; encoded by the coding sequence ATGGAAAAATATTATTGTAAATTATTATTCTCCGTACTTTGCTTGTTTTCTTTGATATCTTGTAATCATAATAAACATATCGAAGTTACTCCATGGGAGACAGGAGCTTTTGAATCGCAGAAATATAGGAATCTTTTTACTGAAGTAGGATACTCTAAAGAACAGGTTGATGAGAAATTACAGGGAATATTTCAAAATCTCTTTTTCGGTCCGAATAAGATTTACTTTGAAGTAGGAGATTCAATGGCTTACATATCAGATGTAAAAAATCATGATGTGCGAACAGAAGGAATGTCTTATGGAATGATGATTGTCGTACAACTGAACAAGAAGGATATTTTTGATCGTTTATGGCGTTGGAGTAAAAAGAATATGCAACATCAAGATGGACCTTTTGAAGGTTATTTCGCATGGAGTTGCAAAACCGATGGAACGCCTAATGCAAAAGGACCGGCGTCTGATGGAGAGCTCTATTATATTACTTCTTTGATATTTGCATCTAATCTTTGGGGAAATGATGAAGGAATCGATTATTTGAAAGAAGCTCAGAATATACTTAACTGTTCGATGAATAAGGGTGGGGGAAAGGAAGGAGTGACCAACCTTATTGATGCAGAGCACAAACTGATTACTTTTGTGCCTTTCAGAGGGGCCGCTCTGTTTACCGATCCATCGTATCACATTCCTGTATTCTATGAAGTTTGGGCTAAATGGGCAGAAGATGGACGTTCTGAATATTGGAAAGAATGTGCTCGCTCTAGCCGAGGGTATTTGCATAAGGCTGTACATCCTGTAACAGGCCTAACTCCTGATTATTCATATTACGATGGAAGGCCATTTCGTACAGAATATGGTATTGTAGGTGAAGATTTTCGATTTGATTCATGGAGAGTCCCTTTGAATATAGCATTAGATTATTCGTGGAGTTGTGCAGACAAAGAATGGCAACAAGACTATGGCACTAAGATACAAAGTTTCTTATACTCTCAAGGGTTGGAAACATTTGTAGACCAGTATACGATTGATGGAGGAATGGTTTCTGATACATTACCGGCAGGGAGCTATAAAAAGAATTTAAGACACTCCTTAGGATTAGTTGCTACAAGTGCTGCAGCAACTACAATGTCTACTTATCCTAAGAGGAGTGAATTTATTCATCATCTTTGGAATTCTGAACATAAGCCATACGAAGATGGATTTTTCGATGCATACTATGATGGACTATTGTATTTGTTTGCTTTTATGCATTTAAGTGGAAACTATAAAATAATATTTCCGTCCTAA
- a CDS encoding alpha/beta hydrolase-fold protein yields MKNCILLFILVLSIASKATAQDLEGGISSEYNIPEGQYPIVNRDLSATFRIQAPSAQSMQVDICGKKYPMTKDAAGIWEATTDPLVVGFHYYFLLIDGVSVVDPASQTFFGCGRMASGIEIPEPKAESVYYSYQKDIPHGQVRECYYFSKVEEKQRRCFVYTPAEYETNSTKRYPVLYLQHGMGEDETGWSRQGKMAFILDNQISEKKSVPMIVVMDYGNCGYIHGTKKGESQKEFGALFTPILINDIIPYIDSNFRTLSDRDNRAMAGLSWGGHQTFETTLNNIDKFSHIGAFSGALFFLKEDNIKKAYNGVFAQPDVFNKKVHTLFLGMGSEEGMGSKRISDFLKENGINNTYYESPGTHHEWLTWRRCLNQFLPLIFKQKQ; encoded by the coding sequence ATGAAAAACTGTATTTTGCTGTTTATTTTAGTTCTGTCTATTGCCTCTAAAGCTACAGCACAAGATTTAGAAGGAGGTATTTCTTCTGAGTACAATATTCCTGAAGGTCAATATCCTATAGTGAATAGAGATTTAAGTGCTACATTCCGTATCCAAGCTCCTTCTGCGCAAAGCATGCAAGTTGATATATGTGGAAAAAAATATCCGATGACAAAAGATGCAGCCGGTATATGGGAAGCAACAACCGACCCATTGGTGGTAGGATTTCATTACTACTTCTTATTGATAGATGGAGTATCTGTAGTAGATCCCGCCAGCCAGACGTTTTTTGGTTGTGGAAGAATGGCGAGCGGCATAGAAATTCCGGAACCTAAAGCAGAATCTGTCTATTATTCGTATCAAAAAGATATTCCTCATGGACAAGTTAGAGAATGTTATTATTTCTCGAAAGTAGAGGAGAAGCAACGTAGATGTTTTGTATATACCCCTGCCGAATATGAAACGAATTCTACAAAACGTTATCCTGTACTGTATCTTCAACATGGTATGGGCGAAGACGAAACCGGCTGGAGCAGACAAGGAAAAATGGCATTTATTTTAGATAACCAGATAAGTGAAAAGAAGTCTGTTCCGATGATTGTTGTAATGGATTATGGTAATTGTGGATATATACATGGAACTAAAAAAGGAGAATCTCAAAAGGAGTTTGGAGCATTATTTACTCCAATACTTATAAATGATATTATACCTTATATTGATTCAAATTTCCGGACCCTTTCGGATAGAGATAACAGAGCCATGGCCGGTTTGTCGTGGGGAGGTCATCAGACATTTGAGACTACATTGAATAATATAGATAAGTTTTCGCATATAGGAGCTTTTAGTGGTGCTCTTTTCTTTTTGAAAGAAGACAATATAAAGAAAGCCTACAATGGTGTTTTTGCGCAGCCTGATGTTTTCAACAAAAAAGTACATACTCTTTTCTTAGGTATGGGGTCTGAAGAGGGAATGGGCAGCAAACGCATCAGTGATTTCTTAAAGG